CCTCAGCAGCCCACACGAGAATACGATTCGGGACCTCCTTGTCATATCCCCAGTTTGCATTGTGTCCTCGGTAGTTACAGGCGTGGTTGAACAAGCTAAACCCAGAGAACACGTATAGCGTTTGGAAGTCCGAATCAAACACGTCGAAGCTCTTCTTCTgctctatcatagctctctGCTCAGCTGTGCTTGGCAGTTCTCCGTGTTTATCAAGTCCTTCTCGCTTAACTCGTTCGGCGGTTCCACGCCATTTCTCGTCCCAGGGGACGGCGTTGATGATCAGTTTCCGTAGGACGGTCTGGATGACCCAGGTGTCGAAAGTTAGGTCGCTGAATATGTCGACACCCAGCTGCAGGAGGATGTCAAAAGGAACGCGGATGTTTGCGGCAAACGTGAACGGGAACCAGCTGTTGGACCAGGACTTGGGATCCTCAAGCATGGCTAGCTCGTCGATTTCATGCGCCATGAGATTTGCGTCGCCCGTCTGCATACGTCTCATCAGGGTGATATCAAAGACTTCTCGTAGGAGGAGACTCAAGGCTGTCCCGTGTTTCTCGTTTGTGTGCGTAAAGAAATCCAAATAATTATTTAGATGTTGCTTGAGATAGTCGTCGAGACCGGGGTAGTGATGGAACAATTTCCAGGGCGTGATTCTAGCACGCATTGCATCGTGTAGCCagtcccaattctttccacaGGCCCGGTAATGATATAACTTTTGGGCTATCTGTAGGCATGTGGTTCCCTGTTGCGGATCTGCTGGACAGAAATACATATGCTCTTTAGCCTCTAGGAGATGACAGGGACAAGCTTCTGGATGGGTCCCGTTCTTGATGGCAAGGCTTTCGCTATCATACCGAGCGAGAACAGCAGCATTGATGGGCCTGCGGCAATTTTCACATCGAGGCTTTGACTCGTATGGAACTTGATCTTCTGCGAGCCGGGTCACGCCCAGGTGCGCTCGGATCGAAGGCTCCTCTGCAAAGATCAATGTCTTTTGCTCGATATCCTCTGTCGCGACGACAAACAGTGAGTCGTCTTCATCACTCGCTCGAACTTTGCACTTTGGATAGTCCCTGAAAGCATTGTTGTTTATGAGTTCCAGTGACACGTTCGTGGTCCGGTCTTTATCGTTTGCCTCGTACGGATACTCTTTTCCGCCGTTGACGTTCCCGGCATTTTCCTCGTGGTAGAAAAGGCGCTCCTTGCTCCGTTTGTCTCTATACTCAATGGCCGTATCTTTTAGGACTCTTTTTCGGCGTTCGAAGACACTTGCATCACGATCATTCTTAAAGATGACTCTCTCCGGCAGATAATGTTCCATCACCTTGTAGTCCTTCCAGGAACCAAGTGCTGCAAGACTGAGGCTAATTATGTTATGTAGTGCTCTGCGGATGGTAGCTACAAAGGAGTTAATTCCGTTCACTCCCCGTAGCGTCTCAGTCTCCCACTTAGTTGAATCGTTGTCATTCCGAGCATCTGCCAGGATATGTTGTTCAATCGCGTTCCAGATTCGCAGATAGAGCCCAGGCTGGCGGTTTCGCTGCCGAACATCGTTCAGTACTTCACAGAGAAGTTGTGCTCGATAGGCGTCGCCAATTGCGAGGTCGAAAAACGCTTGCAAATAATAGCAGTAAGCCCGGCTCAGCCAATAGGCAGGGTTGTAGGGACTCAACATGATGGCCCAGGTATACATGTCAAGAGGCTTGAGGGCGTTCGTCACCGAGAGTTTGAATGTAAAGTTGTCGTTTCTATTCACTCCCCAATGCGAGAGATCGCTTTTCGGTAAAAAAGTATGCCCCCGGGATCGGCGCTCGTGGTCGTGCAGACGCCTTCGAAGGTCCGCTGAGCGTCCCGAAGCATCCAGTCCGCGGCTGTGTAGCTCTGCTTTCAGTCTGGCCACAGTCCAATATGGTGCGCTTAATACACCGTGTCCCTGTACCAGGATCGGGCCGTCCGAGTATTGCGCATGTAACCCCTTTGCAGGATTGAAGATTTCCTCGACTGACCAAGTTTTGTTGTGAAGCGTGGTGTCTCTCCATCTTTGCTCCCAGTCATCTTGCGAAGGTGGGATCATGTGCTGTTGCATCAGATGCTCATAGACATTATACGCCAAGGCATCCATTGCTGTGGCAGGGCGGGGATGGAAACGGCCATTTCGACTGGTCACACTGCCAAGGATCGAGTCCGGAAGTTCCCAAAGCTGACGGGCGAGCTTTGCATTCTCGGGAGAGATGTACGGAGCCCATTGGACTTCGTCGAATAAGTCAGGCCGCGGCGGAAATTCCGGGGGCTTGATTATTTTATCAGGAgggagactgtagaatataTTAGCCTTGGATGGGTTATTAGACATATCGCAAGCAGAAAGAGGTTGGTCGAAAATTGAATTGACAAAAGCAAGTGGTTCACAGCTTTTTGGTATGATCCAGAAGGAATCAAGATCAGACAGGGAGGGACATGCAATGTTAAGTGGAATAAATTCCAACTGCAGAGCATATAACCAAGTAACCAAGTACGAATATAGAAACCCTGGAACTCGACAAAGAGAGTATCTGGTGAAAGAGGGTTTGGTCAATGTGGCTCTGGTAGAAAACGGTCAAAAAGAGATTCTTTGAAATGGTTCCGTCCGAACGCGACGGACAAAGGAGACTGTCACTCTTAGATCGAGATCTGGAATAGATCCCGGAGACAAAGACTGACATGACCAAGGTATTCCCATGTTGAAAGAATGGTACTTGGACATCGATGGTCAGTTCACCTATGGTTTGCTGGACTCGGGCACAGAGTTGACAAGGGCCCCCTGCCGGTGGACAAAGACGCGCTATGTTACTCTTTTGGGCATGAAATATCCAATATAGACAGACTCATAGCATTTCAGATGTAAGGCCAGCGCTGGTACATTAGTGATCTTTGACCAGAGACATTGTGGACTGTTGTCTCCTTATAAGGCATTCTCATCGCCGTGGTTCGACGATATAAAATTGTCCATCACAGAGACCGGAACAATAACAACATACTGAGCCGTGGTGTAGCCACCGACGAGTCATTTTTCAGCCACGTATCTCTTTCATCTTTCAGGTTCCTAATGGTGGGGGTTCTTTTGGACTGTCCGCTGTCTTCATGGCGCTGAGCGTTTCTTTCATCGGACTGGCTTTGAAACCAGACATCTTCAGTCGATTCGTCTAATTAAGTCACTAAAGAGGTAGAAGAAAGTGCTGCTTTGTCGGGTTGTGGAAAGATAGAATGAGTGGAAGAGGAAGCAGAGGGGAGAAGAGGGGGAGTAGTCAAGAGTCGGGATGTACAAAAGAGGAAAATCAACAACACAGTCAGCAGAGCGTATCAACCGACGATAATCGCCATAATTCTCTCTCTATATTCActgtttcttcttgttctctgTAAGGGcgtctcttctcttcttctactCTTTTTCCTTATTCTCGTCGGGTCAGGTGATGAGTCCAGCTGAACTCGGATCTTTTTTCCACTCGACTCTTTGTTTCTCTCTTTCCAGCCGACACACTACAGAACAACTCTTCTCTCCGTCTTCTCTTTACATTCCTTGACGGTCGCTGACTCAGGAGGGTTGATTGCCAGAAATGTTTTCTAATTCTGGCCCTCCGCAGCCAGAATGGCGTCTTCCCCCGCGGCCGCCGACAACTGCGACAGGGACGacgacagcaacaacagctaCTTCTACGCCATCAACTTCTCCggtccctcctccccctcctccggCTCCGTCAGCACCAGTGCTTCCCTCCTATAATCCAAATGTCTTCGGTCCTATGCCCGGTGCCCCTCCGGTTGCGACGGGGATCGACACGACCGCGTGGGGAGTGAaattcaaccaccaacaccaccatcaaGCCCATTCTCCTCCTCCGTTGCCTGTGAGTGCTTCA
This region of Aspergillus chevalieri M1 DNA, chromosome 4, nearly complete sequence genomic DNA includes:
- a CDS encoding uncharacterized protein (COG:B;~EggNog:ENOG410PV8E;~InterPro:IPR001214,IPR036361;~go_function: GO:0005515 - protein binding [Evidence IEA]), with amino-acid sequence MSNNPSKANIFYSLPPDKIIKPPEFPPRPDLFDEVQWAPYISPENAKLARQLWELPDSILGSVTSRNGRFHPRPATAMDALAYNVYEHLMQQHMIPPSQDDWEQRWRDTTLHNKTWSVEEIFNPAKGLHAQYSDGPILVQGHGVLSAPYWTVARLKAELHSRGLDASGRSADLRRRLHDHERRSRGHTFLPKSDLSHWGVNRNDNFTFKLSVTNALKPLDMYTWAIMLSPYNPAYWLSRAYCYYLQAFFDLAIGDAYRAQLLCEVLNDVRQRNRQPGLYLRIWNAIEQHILADARNDNDSTKWETETLRGVNGINSFVATIRRALHNIISLSLAALGSWKDYKVMEHYLPERVIFKNDRDASVFERRKRVLKDTAIEYRDKRSKERLFYHEENAGNVNGGKEYPYEANDKDRTTNVSLELINNNAFRDYPKCKVRASDEDDSLFVVATEDIEQKTLIFAEEPSIRAHLGVTRLAEDQVPYESKPRCENCRRPINAAVLARYDSESLAIKNGTHPEACPCHLLEAKEHMYFCPADPQQGTTCLQIAQKLYHYRACGKNWDWLHDAMRARITPWKLFHHYPGLDDYLKQHLNNYLDFFTHTNEKHGTALSLLLREVFDITLMRRMQTGDANLMAHEIDELAMLEDPKSWSNSWFPFTFAANIRVPFDILLQLGVDIFSDLTFDTWVIQTVLRKLIINAVPWDEKWRGTAERVKREGLDKHGELPSTAEQRAMIEQKKSFDVFDSDFQTLYVFSGFSLFNHACNYRGHNANWGYDKEVPNRILVWAAEDIPKGTEIRIPYKFRPMSSMSARRILGKDCQCPRCCDGYDSSEEDDDSDDEHYDQNNGQNYSQNYAQDYDEDYDQNYTMDYALNCARHYAHNYNHHNDSPPYGPPEEREGDTESLLTEELEHLERSNTSARILREGSGPNGPPSVNQLLSNPYEPERPRSSQISPITEQAQQAENIQFVESSPRQQSSESQSSQQSSPSGPSDSARAMFPPPRPRAQLRQTHPRPLPPGLKTKITCPNRLSQEWQAAYYASMSKSASGIRAKNSNILTRSNMRNLMANTPSSPRVSSSLSRSGSDSNPDPYRYPPHDPSRDHNRDRDSDPHADHGQGQGQHQDRYTEYQYQDQSQDYGQDQGRDQDQNQSQNQDQDQSQSQNQGQKRGENQSQTESQSQDQDRNQAVTQTQDHRETQSRKRKDPSVINRFAKLLRRY